Proteins encoded together in one Phyllostomus discolor isolate MPI-MPIP mPhyDis1 chromosome 6, mPhyDis1.pri.v3, whole genome shotgun sequence window:
- the LOC114500014 gene encoding WD repeat and coiled-coil-containing protein isoform X1, which translates to MELGKGRLLRTGLNALYQAVHPVHGLVWTNGNQVVLTDVQLQGGEAKFGDSEVIGQFEHVYGVSWAPLGAADMPPLLAVQHTQHVTVWQLCPSTVGTGKWLMSETCEIRESLPVLPQGCVWHPQSAVLTVLTAQDVSVFHDVHRDSSRVRADSSIQGPVHCACWTQDGQRLVVAAGSSLHSYIWDSAQKTLRRCSSCSVLDVGSSVRSVRATGDSQVAVATELPLGQLCGLHASEALDGPPPREDACPTDDTVIDDVFPVDKGAVPSQTDLDTSASPFSPSSSAPLDLTHIVFNRSKSEGNAPICVRKKDYLTGTGLDSSHLVLVTFEKEVAQTRRVPIPGILAPDLIAFSIKAQVVAVASNTCNIIFIYSVISSFMPNIEQIQLESSERPKGICFLTDKLLLILVGKQKSNDPTFPPPSKSDEYVIHLIVREVVLEEKFPITQSGNQSGYSTFSSLLNKAEGRQLMESLSPDICPPNRGLLLTADSRGRGGRPGSALIEEIRSPPSSAGDGSVALGTPDTGPANESETLPRPSNAPDHTSTPAPLNAPQRKNLQREEETYRPSKELEVLSRKLVEVQQCLTELTAFLHNGKKSSPVYPLSRDLPYVHIFYQKPYCVGPVVETRDMLLCNGKLRLSTIQQTFGLSLVEMLHGSHWILLCADSEGFIPLTFTAAQEVIVRDGSSRSDVFRDSLSQSLDSGPCLDVCRDLQAQSLDSTGYSDHLGSTA; encoded by the exons ATGGAGTTGGGAAAAGGAAGGCTGCTCAGGACTGGGCTGAATGCATTGTATCAGGCAGTACACCCAGTTCACGGCCTCGTCTGGACCAATGGGAACCAGGTGGTCCTGACTGACGTACAGCTTCAGGGGGGAGAGGCCAAGTTCGGGGACTCAGAGGTCATCGGACAGTTCGAACATGTGTATGGGGTGTCCTGGGCCCCACTCGGTGCGGCTGACATGCCCCCTCTGCTCGCTGTCCAGCACACGCAGCATGTCACCGTGTGGCAGCTGTGCCCCAGTACCGTGGGGACCGGCAAGTGGCTGATGTCTGAGACCTGTGAGATCAGAGAGTCACTCCCCGTCCTTCCCCAGGGCTGTGTGTGGCACCCACAGAGCGCTGTCCTGACTGTGCTGACCGCACAGGACGTCTCCGTTTTCCATGATGTCCACCGTGACAGTTCCCGAGTGAGAGCGGACAGCAGCATCCAGGGCCCTGTTCACTGTGCGTGTTGGACCCAGGACGGCCAGAGGCTGGTGGTGGCAGCGGGCAGCAGCCTGCATTCTTACATTTGGGACAGTGCTCAGAAGACTCTTCGCAGGTGCTCCTCCTGCTCGGTGCTGGACGTGGGCAGCTCTGTGCGCTCCGTCAGAGCCACCGGCGACTCCCAGGTCGCCGTGGCCACTGAGCTGCCGCTGGGTCAGCTTTGCGGCTTACATGCATCTGAAGCACTCGACGGTCCACCTCCTAGGGAAGACGCTTGTCCGACTGATGACACCGTTATCGATGACGTGttccctgtggataagggggCCGTCCCTTCTCAAACAGATTTGGACACATCAGcgtctcccttttctccttcttcgtCAGCTCCTCTGGATCTAACTCATATAGTTTTCAACAGATCGAAGTCTGAAGGTAATGCCCCAATTTGTGTAAGAAAAAAGGACTACTTGACAGGAACGGGCCTGGATTCCTCCCATTTGGTCCTGGTGACTTTTGAGAAGGAGGTCGCCCAGACCAGAAGAGTCCCCATCCCGGGCATCCTGGCTCCTGATCTAATCGCGTTTAGTATTAAAGCACAGGTTGTGGCGGTGGCTTCCAAtacttgtaatataatttttatctattcTGTCATTTCATCGTTTATGCCAAACATCGAGCAAATTCAGTTAGAGAGTAGTGAAAGGCCAAAAGGCATATGTTTCTTGACAGATAAATTATTACTAATTTTGGtaggaaaacaaaaatccaatGATCCGACATTCCCTCCTCCTTCCAAGTCTGACGAGTATGTCATTCACTTGATCGTCAGAGAAGTAGTGTTGGAAGAGAAATTTCCAATAACACAGAGTGGAAACCAGAGTGGCTACTCTACTTTCAGTTCTCTGTTAAATAAGGCAGAGGGGAGACAGCTGATGGAAAGTCTTTCCCCAGATATTTGTCCCCCAAACAGAGGGCTCTTGTTAACCGCTGATAGCCGTGGTCGAGGTGGAAGGCCCGGAAGCGCCCTTATTGAAGAAATCAGAAGTCCTCCGTCCAGCGCTGGCGATGGCTCCGTAGCCCTGGGAACTCCAGACACCGGGCCTGCCAACGAGTCTGAGACCCTGCCCAGACCCAGCAACGCACCAGACCACACCAGCACCCCAGCGCCTCTGAATGCTCCTCAAAGAAAGAACCTACAGCGGGAAGAGGAAACTTACCGGCCGTCTAAGGAACTGGAAGTTCTGTCTAGGAAACTGGTTGAAGTACAGCAGTGTCTTACTGAACTCACAGCCTTCCTGCATAATGGAAAGAAATCCTCGCCAGTGTATCCACTCTCTCGGGATCTGCCTTATGTCCACATCTTTTACCAG AAACCTTACTGTGTGGGTCCCGTGGTTGAAACAAGAGACATGCTTCTCTGCAATGGCAAACTAAGGCTCAGTACCATTCAGCAGACTTTTGGCCTCTCTCTTGTCGAAATGCTGCATG GCTCCCACTGGATCCTGCTCTGTGCCGACAGCGAAGGCTTCATCCCGTTGACCTTCACGGCCGCGCAGGAGGTAATCGTGCGCGACGGCAGCTCCAGGTCAGACGTCTTCAGAGACTCTCTGTCTCAGAGCCTGGATTCTGGCCCTTGTCTCGACGTCTGTAGGGACCTTCAAGCCCAGAGTTTGGATTCCACTGGCTATTCTGACCATTTGGGCAGTACGGCCTGA
- the LOC114500014 gene encoding WD repeat and coiled-coil-containing protein isoform X2, with product MELGKGRLLRTGLNALYQAVHPVHGLVWTNGNQVVLTDVQLQGGEAKFGDSEVIGQFEHVYGVSWAPLGAADMPPLLAVQHTQHVTVWQLCPSTVGTGKWLMSETCEIRESLPVLPQGCVWHPQSAVLTVLTAQDVSVFHDVHRDSSRVRADSSIQGPVHCACWTQDGQRLVVAAGSSLHSYIWDSAQKTLRRCSSCSVLDVGSSVRSVRATGDSQVAVATELPLGQLCGLHASEALDGPPPREDACPTDDTVIDDVFPVDKGAVPSQTDLDTSASPFSPSSSAPLDLTHIVFNRSKSEGNAPICVRKKDYLTGTGLDSSHLVLVTFEKEVAQTRRVPIPGILAPDLIAFSIKAQVVAVASNTCNIIFIYSVISSFMPNIEQIQLESSERPKGICFLTDKLLLILVGKQKSNDPTFPPPSKSDEYVIHLIVREVVLEEKFPITQSGNQSGYSTFSSLLNKAEGRQLMESLSPDICPPNRGLLLTADSRGRGGRPGSALIEEIRSPPSSAGDGSVALGTPDTGPANESETLPRPSNAPDHTSTPAPLNAPQRKNLQREEETYRPSKELEVLSRKLVEVQQCLTELTAFLHNGKKSSPVYPLSRDLPYVHIFYQAPTGSCSVPTAKASSR from the exons ATGGAGTTGGGAAAAGGAAGGCTGCTCAGGACTGGGCTGAATGCATTGTATCAGGCAGTACACCCAGTTCACGGCCTCGTCTGGACCAATGGGAACCAGGTGGTCCTGACTGACGTACAGCTTCAGGGGGGAGAGGCCAAGTTCGGGGACTCAGAGGTCATCGGACAGTTCGAACATGTGTATGGGGTGTCCTGGGCCCCACTCGGTGCGGCTGACATGCCCCCTCTGCTCGCTGTCCAGCACACGCAGCATGTCACCGTGTGGCAGCTGTGCCCCAGTACCGTGGGGACCGGCAAGTGGCTGATGTCTGAGACCTGTGAGATCAGAGAGTCACTCCCCGTCCTTCCCCAGGGCTGTGTGTGGCACCCACAGAGCGCTGTCCTGACTGTGCTGACCGCACAGGACGTCTCCGTTTTCCATGATGTCCACCGTGACAGTTCCCGAGTGAGAGCGGACAGCAGCATCCAGGGCCCTGTTCACTGTGCGTGTTGGACCCAGGACGGCCAGAGGCTGGTGGTGGCAGCGGGCAGCAGCCTGCATTCTTACATTTGGGACAGTGCTCAGAAGACTCTTCGCAGGTGCTCCTCCTGCTCGGTGCTGGACGTGGGCAGCTCTGTGCGCTCCGTCAGAGCCACCGGCGACTCCCAGGTCGCCGTGGCCACTGAGCTGCCGCTGGGTCAGCTTTGCGGCTTACATGCATCTGAAGCACTCGACGGTCCACCTCCTAGGGAAGACGCTTGTCCGACTGATGACACCGTTATCGATGACGTGttccctgtggataagggggCCGTCCCTTCTCAAACAGATTTGGACACATCAGcgtctcccttttctccttcttcgtCAGCTCCTCTGGATCTAACTCATATAGTTTTCAACAGATCGAAGTCTGAAGGTAATGCCCCAATTTGTGTAAGAAAAAAGGACTACTTGACAGGAACGGGCCTGGATTCCTCCCATTTGGTCCTGGTGACTTTTGAGAAGGAGGTCGCCCAGACCAGAAGAGTCCCCATCCCGGGCATCCTGGCTCCTGATCTAATCGCGTTTAGTATTAAAGCACAGGTTGTGGCGGTGGCTTCCAAtacttgtaatataatttttatctattcTGTCATTTCATCGTTTATGCCAAACATCGAGCAAATTCAGTTAGAGAGTAGTGAAAGGCCAAAAGGCATATGTTTCTTGACAGATAAATTATTACTAATTTTGGtaggaaaacaaaaatccaatGATCCGACATTCCCTCCTCCTTCCAAGTCTGACGAGTATGTCATTCACTTGATCGTCAGAGAAGTAGTGTTGGAAGAGAAATTTCCAATAACACAGAGTGGAAACCAGAGTGGCTACTCTACTTTCAGTTCTCTGTTAAATAAGGCAGAGGGGAGACAGCTGATGGAAAGTCTTTCCCCAGATATTTGTCCCCCAAACAGAGGGCTCTTGTTAACCGCTGATAGCCGTGGTCGAGGTGGAAGGCCCGGAAGCGCCCTTATTGAAGAAATCAGAAGTCCTCCGTCCAGCGCTGGCGATGGCTCCGTAGCCCTGGGAACTCCAGACACCGGGCCTGCCAACGAGTCTGAGACCCTGCCCAGACCCAGCAACGCACCAGACCACACCAGCACCCCAGCGCCTCTGAATGCTCCTCAAAGAAAGAACCTACAGCGGGAAGAGGAAACTTACCGGCCGTCTAAGGAACTGGAAGTTCTGTCTAGGAAACTGGTTGAAGTACAGCAGTGTCTTACTGAACTCACAGCCTTCCTGCATAATGGAAAGAAATCCTCGCCAGTGTATCCACTCTCTCGGGATCTGCCTTATGTCCACATCTTTTACCAG GCTCCCACTGGATCCTGCTCTGTGCCGACAGCGAAGGCTTCATCCCGTTGA